From a single Adhaeribacter swui genomic region:
- the rpsG gene encoding 30S ribosomal protein S7, which translates to MRKAKPKNRVLLPDPKYKETLVTRFVNYLMYDGKKSIAYNIFYDACEVVEKRTKENGLETWRKALNNIMPSVEVKSRRVGGATFQVPTEVRPDRKISLGIKWMILYARKRGEKTMTDKLAGEIIAAAKGEGAAVKKKDDTHRMAEANKAFSHFRF; encoded by the coding sequence ATGAGAAAAGCAAAACCTAAAAATAGAGTTCTTCTTCCAGACCCAAAGTATAAAGAAACTTTGGTAACAAGATTTGTAAACTACCTGATGTATGACGGTAAGAAAAGTATTGCTTACAATATTTTTTATGATGCATGCGAAGTGGTAGAAAAAAGAACAAAAGAAAATGGTTTAGAGACTTGGAGAAAGGCTTTAAATAATATTATGCCTAGCGTAGAGGTTAAAAGCCGCCGGGTGGGCGGTGCAACTTTTCAAGTTCCAACAGAAGTAAGACCTGATAGAAAAATTTCATTAGGTATCAAATGGATGATTCTGTACGCTAGAAAGCGGGGTGAAAAAACGATGACTGATAAACTAGCAGGAGAAATAATTGCTGCTGCTAAAGGGGAAGGTGCTGCTGTTAAGAAAAAAGATGATACTCACCGGATGGCTGAAGCAAATAAAGCCTTCTCACATTTTAGATTTTAA
- the rpsL gene encoding 30S ribosomal protein S12 encodes MPTIQQLVRKGREKLTTKSKSPALDSCPQRRGVCTRVYTTTPKKPNSAMRKVARVRLTNGKEVNAYIPGEGHNLQEHSIVLIRGGRVKDLPGVRYHIIRGALDTAGVNGRLQRRSKYGAKRPKPGQAAAAKGGKPAPGKKK; translated from the coding sequence ATGCCTACTATACAGCAATTAGTAAGAAAAGGTAGAGAAAAGTTAACAACAAAATCAAAATCTCCTGCCTTAGATTCATGCCCACAAAGAAGAGGTGTGTGTACCCGTGTTTATACGACTACTCCTAAAAAGCCAAACTCAGCTATGAGAAAAGTAGCTAGAGTGCGCTTAACAAATGGAAAAGAAGTAAATGCTTACATTCCTGGGGAAGGACATAATTTGCAGGAACACTCAATTGTATTAATCCGAGGCGGTAGAGTTAAAGATTTGCCTGGAGTTCGTTACCATATAATTCGTGGGGCATTAGATACAGCAGGAGTTAATGGTAGGTTACAAAGAAGATCCAAGTACGGAGCAAAGCGTCCTAAACCAGGACAAGCAGCTGCTGCTAAAGGCGGTAAACCAGCTCCAGGTAAAAAGAAATAA
- a CDS encoding DUF3467 domain-containing protein yields the protein MAKESVKNDQNQINIELTEEIAEGEYANLAMIAHSSSEFVIDFIRLMPGIPKAKVKSRIVITPEHAKRLLAALADNIQRYETSFGTIKQTQEEPSFPMNFGNNIGEA from the coding sequence ATGGCAAAGGAATCGGTTAAAAATGATCAGAATCAAATTAATATTGAACTCACTGAAGAAATTGCAGAAGGGGAATACGCTAATTTGGCTATGATTGCACATTCCAGTAGCGAGTTTGTAATTGATTTTATCCGTTTAATGCCAGGAATACCGAAGGCAAAGGTTAAATCTAGAATTGTTATCACACCAGAGCATGCAAAACGATTGTTAGCAGCTTTAGCAGATAATATTCAAAGATATGAGACTTCTTTTGGTACAATCAAACAAACTCAAGAAGAACCAAGTTTTCCGATGAACTTTGGGAATAATATAGGTGAAGCATAA